In Ischnura elegans chromosome 9, ioIscEleg1.1, whole genome shotgun sequence, the following proteins share a genomic window:
- the LOC124165899 gene encoding U-scoloptoxin(01)-Er1a-like codes for MLRRVALFSLIAVLAYVYSKPAVLHRAKRWEEFPNVTFTFDCGDKAVGFYADVEHGCQIFHMCDEDGRRIPYICANDTAFNQQYRICDWNYNFDCEDAPNWFYLNELTYVTDPPKEKTRRQ; via the exons ATGTTAAGGCGAGTGGCATTGTTTTCCTTAATAGCGG tgcTGGCGTACGTATACTCCAAACCAGCAGTGCTTCACAGG GCCAAAAGATGGGAAGAATTCCCCAATGTCACCTTCACCTTCGACTGCGGCGACAAAGCTGTGGGATTTTACGCTGATGTCGAGCACGGTTGCCAAATATTCCACATGTGCGACGAAGATGGCCGCCGTATCCCATACATTTGCGCAAATGACACAGCCTTCAACCAACAGTACAGAATATGCGACTGGAATTACAACTTTGACTGCGAAGATGCTCCCAACTG GTTCTACCTCAACGAGCTCACATACGTCACTGATCCTCCCAAGGAAAAAACACGCCGTCAATAA